A single region of the Cynocephalus volans isolate mCynVol1 chromosome 12, mCynVol1.pri, whole genome shotgun sequence genome encodes:
- the LOC134360724 gene encoding histone H4: MSGRGKGGKGLGKGGAKRHRKVLRDNIQGITKPAIRRLARRGGVKRISGLIYEETRGVLKVFLENVIRDAVTYTEHAKRKTVTAMDVVYALKRQGRTLYGFGG; the protein is encoded by the coding sequence ATGTCTGGACGAGGCAAAGGCGGCAAAGGGCTGGGGAAAGGAGGTGCCAAACGCCACCGAAAAGTCCTGCGGGACAACATCCAGGGCATTACGAAGCCTGCAATCCGCCGACTGGCCCGCCGTGGGGGCGTCAAGCGCATCTCTGGGCTCATCTACGAGGAGACACGGGGCGTGCTCAAAGTCTTTCTGGAGAACGTGATCCGCGATGCAGTGACTTACACCGAGCACGCCAAGCGCAAGACGGTCACGGCCATGGACGTGGTGTATGCGCTGAAACGCCAGGGCCGCACCCTGTACGGCTTCGGCGGCTGA